In the Quercus lobata isolate SW786 chromosome 5, ValleyOak3.0 Primary Assembly, whole genome shotgun sequence genome, one interval contains:
- the LOC115990208 gene encoding zinc-finger homeodomain protein 10-like, translating to MASNNYSREELRRKILETRSHRVPLTNDDNVNTTFLHSPPPPPPPPPPSPASSTSSSSSTSSARQPFRVTHTKSSPSSFFPINVHDPDHHISASPLHHHSNAEPEGEDDATDSSEDVQIALDDMMKVQPSLDTSVQRISIDKEPPQLSPNE from the exons atggCAAGCAACAATTATAGCAGAGAagaattgagaagaaaaatctTAGAAACTAGGTCCCATCGAGTGCCTCTTACCAACGACGACAATGTCAACACTACTTTCCTTCATTCACctccaccgccaccaccaccaccacctccatcCCCAGCATCATCaacatcctcatcatcatcaacatcaagtGCTCGTCAACCTTTTCGTGTGACACACACAAAATCATCCCCTTCATCATTCTTCCCCATTAATGTTCATGACCCCGACCATCACATCTCTGCCTCTCCCCTTCATCATCACAGCAATG CTGAACCTGAGGGTGAGGATGATGCTACTGATTCTAGTGAAGATGTTCAGATTGCTTTGGATGATATGATGAAAGTACAACCATCACTTGACACATCAGTCCAAAGAATCTCAATTGATAAAGAACCGCCCCAGTTGTCTCCAAACGAATGA
- the LOC115990207 gene encoding uncharacterized protein LOC115990207 — MATTNNVQGDELRPTTLERQVQTLMTTVERLTKQNQDLEEQLRQKNAAMGTQGENQEATSAERRDQEGPEGSNAPSRPKQQDMSCPSVTDMAQPHIVAEMQAMKEQMDVMMNALKGRVSSDLDDLVHRTDSPFTASVNSFPLPPKFRMPQVENYDGNKDPLDHLESFKTLMHLQGVPDEIICRAFPTTLKGPARIWFSRLTPNSISTFKELSAQFASHFIGGHRYKKSTACLISIKQREDETLRSYIAPFNKEAL, encoded by the coding sequence ATGGCAACTACCAACAACGTTCAGGGAGACGAGCTGCGACCCACTACCCTGGAGAGGCAGGTCCAAACCCTCATGACAACAGTGGAACGTCTCACCAAACAGAATCAGGACCTTGAAGAACAGCTACGGCAAAAGAACGCCGCTATGGGTACCCAAGGGGAAAATCAAGAAGCTACCAGTGCCGAGCGAAGAGACCAAGAGGGGCCGGAAGGTAGTAATGCCCCAAGCAGACCCAAGCAACAAGATATGAGCTGTCCATCCGTCACTGATATGGCTCAACCCCACATtgtcgcggagatgcaggcgatgaaggaacagatggatgTCATGATGAACGCCCTCAAAGGACGGGTGTCCAGCGACCTTGATGATCTGGTCCACCGAACCGACTCGCCGTTCACCGCgtccgtcaactccttcccccttcCACCAAAGTTCCGTATGCCGCAAGTGGAAAACTACGACGGAAACAAAGACCCTCTAGATCATTTGGAGTCCTtcaagaccttgatgcaccttcaaggggtaCCCGACGAGATCATATGCAGAGCTTTCCCCACCACGCTGAAGGGTCCCGCAAGGATATGGTTTAGCAGGCTGACGCCTAACTCCATCAGTactttcaaggagctaagcgccCAGTTTGCTTcgcacttcatcggaggacacAGGTATAAGAAGTCTACAGCATGCTTGATAAGCATCAAGCAGCGGGAAGATGAGACGCTAAGGTCTTACATAGCACCCTTTAACAAAGAGGCGCTTTAA